TTATGGTAAATTGGTGTTTTCCGCGTCCCTTATATCTTCCCGCAACGTAACTGCTCAGGTTTTCGGTTTACGGTTGGCAGTTGACGGCGATTGGATCCTGCCAATGGCTGAAAACACACTTACATTGAGTATCATGCGATGCTTTATGACTCATGACTCTTTTAACTGTAAACTGATTACCGTTAACCTGTGTAGTTACCCTGCAGCTTCATACTGATCGGTTAATTTCATTCTTGCTTACTAAGTTTCCTTCATGTAGAATTTAACAGGCCTTAGTAAATTCAATCACTTTATAGGATTCAATAGAGCGGGCAATTTTCCCTTCGCCTTCATAAACAGCTATACACCTATGACGCGACACCACAAATCGATAACTCCTCTTACCCTTCTGATTCTCTCAGGACTCTCACTTAGCATTCTTGCCTCACCAGCCAGGGCAGAGATTTACTCCTTCACCGATGCCAGAGGCGTTGTGCATTACAGCAATGTACGCACCGACCCTCGATACAAACCCATGCCCGGGATCCTTAGTTTCAGTCGACCACGCCCGCGCCCAACCACTGTATCAAAACGCTCATATGTTAACTATAACATCCACTCTTTCGATACCCACATTCACGATGCTGGCAGTCGCTACAACATTGACCCAATGTTAATCAAAGCTGTAATTCATCAAGAATCAAA
This DNA window, taken from Desulfobulbaceae bacterium, encodes the following:
- a CDS encoding lytic transglycosylase domain-containing protein; amino-acid sequence: MTRHHKSITPLTLLILSGLSLSILASPARAEIYSFTDARGVVHYSNVRTDPRYKPMPGILSFSRPRPRPTTVSKRSYVNYNIHSFDTHIHDAGSRYNIDPMLIKAVIHQESNFNPNAMSHKGALGLMQLMPGTARDMDVSDVFDPRDNIFGGTRYLKRLYSQCNGDLQLTLASYNAGPERVIPNNAIPAIPETQAYVRSVIARYNSYRR